Below is a window of Demequina muriae DNA.
TCACGCCGAGCCTGCGGGCGGCGCCGACGAGTGCCAGGGCCGCCTCCGGTCCTGGCGACGTGACTTCGAGAGCCGACGACCGTCCCGGCTCCGTCAGCGAGCCGTGAGCGAGGAATGCCCCGCGCCACGCGGCCACCGTGTCCTCGATCGAGCCGCCGACGACCTGCGGGGGCAGTCCTCTCACCGGGCGGCCGCGGTGGTCCAGCAGTCCGGTCTGGCGGGCGAGCGACTCGCCCTCCTTGACCACGCGGACCACGTAGCGGTTGCCCTTCTTGAGGCCGCCGCCCGAGACCACGATGATCTCGCTCGACAGCCCGTACACCTCGTGGATAAAGCCGCGCAGCCGGCGCGCGGCGATCGCCGTGTCGAGCTCCGCCTCGATGACGATGCGACCCGAGACGATGTGGAGTCCGCCTGCGAACCTCAGCGTCGTCGCGACCTCTGCCTTGCGGGCCGACGTCTTCTCGACGGCGACGCGCGCGAGCTCGTCCTTCACCTGAGCGGTCAATGCCATGGCGCTATCCTGCCACTCCTCGCTCGGCGCCGCGGACCGCGAGGCCCTGCTCGATCGCGACGCGGGCGAGCTCGCGCCGAAGCGCGTGAGGGTCATGCGCCGGGGCTCCGAGCCCGTCGCGCACCGGTGCCACCAGGAGACGCGCGCCCCAGCGCCCCACCGCATCGGCCAGGCCCGGCTCGTCGCGGTGCTCCGAGTCCACCAGCACGGTGCGGGGCACGAAGTCCGGCGCCATGCGCTGCAGCGCCCGCACGTCATCGGCCCTTCCGGTGCCGGCGGTCTCCTCGTCGTCATGGCCGACGTTGAGCACCAGCACGCTGCGCTGACCGGCACGGACCAAGGCGTCGGCGACCGGTCGCACCATGAAGTGGGTGAGGACCGAGGTATACCAGCTGCCCGGGCCGAGCACCACCAGATCCGCGGCATCGATCGCCTCGACCGTCTCGCGCGGCACCACGGGGCTGGCCGGCGACAGTCGCAGCTCCTCGATCGATCCGTGCGCCGTCGCGACCGCGACCTGGCCCTGGACTTCGCGCACGCCGGAGTCGTCGCGCACGAGCGCGCTCACCTCCAGCGGATCAGCCGACAGAGGCAGCACGCGACCGTGTGCCTGAAGCAGACTGGCCACCCATGCGAGACCGTCGACGACGTCTCCGTTGCGCTCCCAGAGGGCGGCGATCAGCAGGTTGCCCAGCGCGTGCCCGTTGAGCGGCCCGTCCGTCGCGAATCGCCACTGCAGGACGTCTCGCCAGGTGCGGCCCCAGTCGTTGTCCGCACACAGCGCGCTGAGCGCCATCCGCAGGTCGCCCGGAGGCACGATCCCGAGTTCCGACCTCAGCCGTCCCGACGACCCTCCGTCGTCCGCCACGGTCACGATGGCCGTGAGCTCGGGCGTGAGGTCCCGCAGCGCGGTCAGCGATGCGTACAGCCCGTGACCGCCGCCCAGAGCGACGATCCGCGCCTCGCCCGTCATGTGCCAGACCGGTCCCGATGCGTGGTGCGCACTTGGTGTCCGCGGGTGCGCAGCGCCGTCCCGAGCGCCTCGGCAATGGCGACGGAGCGGTGACGTCCGCCCGTGCAGCCGACGGCGATCGTGACCGAATGCTTGTCGTGGGCCCGATAGTGACGGAGCGCCCCGTGCACCACCTCGGCGTAGCCGTCGATGAACTCCCGTGCGCCGTCCGAGGCGAGCACGTGGTCGCGGACGGCGGCGTCGAGGCCCGTCAACGGCCGCAGTTCTGGCTGCCAATGAGGATTGTCGAGGAACCTCACGTCCGCCACATAGTCCGCGTCGGCAGGGATCCCGTTCTTGAACCCGAACGACAGCACGTTGATCTGCAGCGCGGGCACCTCCTGGGCGACCTCGGTGGTCATCACGTCGCGCAGTTGGTGGACGTTCAACGAGCTGGTGTCGATCACGAGGTCGGCGCGATCGCGCACGTCGGCGACCCGCTCTCGCTCGCGGGCAATTCCTTCGAGGATGGTGCCGTCGCCCTGGAGCGGGTGGGGACGGCGTGCCTCCTCGAAGCGGCGCACCAGGGTCGCGTCCGATGCGTCCAGGAACAGCACCCGCACCGGTACGCCCTTGCGCTCGAGGTCGTCCATCACGGTGTCGAGATCCTGGAAGAACTCCCCGCCGCGCACGTCCACCACCGCGGCGAGCCGGCGCTGGGCCTCTCCGGAGATGTGCGCGGACACCAGTCCCGCGAGCAGGTGGGGCGGCAGGTTGTCGACCACGTACCACCCCAGATCCGCCAGCACGGCCGAGGCCTTGGTCCGGCCTGCTCCCGACATGCCGGTGAGCACCAGCAGCTCCGGCACCGTCGCCGGGGTCTCGAAGGTGGGCCGGGGGATGCCGGAGGGATAGGTGACTGCCGCTGCCTCGTCGCTCATGGCTCCAGCATGCCATTGCCGCCTCGGACCGCGGCATGAATCGTCGCCGCCGTCCGTGCGCCGATGCCAGGGACGAGCGCGATCTGTTCCACCGACGCCTCGCGCACCTTCGCGAGGGAGCCGAAGTGCCGGATGAGCGCGGCGGCGCGAGTGGGTCCCACCCCCGCCACCTCGTCGAGGGCCGACGCCTTCATCGCCTTGCCACGCCGGCTGCGGTGGCGGGTGATCGCGAACCGGTGCGCCTCGTCACGCAGTCGCTGCAGCAGGAACAGCGCCTCGGACCCACGCGGCATGATGACCGGGAACTCCTCGCCAGGCACCCAGACCTCCTCGAGGCGCTTGGCGAGGCCCACGACGGTGACGTCATGGATGCCCAGGTCGTCGAGTGCCTCACGCGCGACGTTGACCTGCGGGAGGCCGCCGTCGACGAGCACCAGTTGCGGGGGGTAGGCGAAGCGCGCACTGTCGCGCTCCTCCGGAGGCAGCGCCGACTCCTCGAGATAGCGCCGGAAGCGCCTCGTCAGCACCTCGCGCATCGCGGCCGTGTCGTCCGTCCCGTCGGCGATGGAGAACTGGCGGTACTCCGCCTTGCGGGGCAGCCCGTCCTCGAACACCACCATGGAGCCCACCTGGTTGGTGCCGCCGGTGTGGGAGATGTCGTAGCACTCGATGCGCAGCGGCGCCTGGTCCATGCCGATCGATTCCTGCAGCTCCTGAAGCGCCGCCGCCCGGGTGGTGAGGTCCGATGCGCGCCGCAGCCGATGCTGCTCGAGCACCTGGCGCGCATTCTGATGACCCGTCTGCGCGAGCTCGGCCTTCTTCCCTCGCGCGGGAACCTTGATCGCGACGGCGGCACCACGCACGCCGCGCAGCCACGTCCGCACCGCATCGGCCCCGTCAGGAATCTCGGGCACGAGGATCTCCGGAGGCACCTCCTCACGGTCGGCCCCGGCGTACGCCTCTTGGATCAGCTGGGCCACGAGACCTGATGGTCCGACCGGCTCCGGCTTGTCCACGACCCACCCACGCTCGCCCGTGATGCGCCCGTCGCGCACATGGAAGACGTGTGCCGCGGCCTCCATCTCGTCATCGAGCAGGCTGAAGATGTCCGCATCGGTCCCTGGAGAGAGCACGATGGAGTTGCGATCCATCACGTCCCGCAAGGCGCGCAGCCGGTCGCGGGCCCGGGCCGCGGCCTCGAAGTCCTCGCGTTCCGACGCATCCGTCATCGCCTGCGTGAGGTCGCGGATCATCCCCTTCGCGTCGCCGCCCAGCACGGCGCACACTCGCTCCGCCAACGCACGATGGTCCTCTTCCGAGATGCGCCCCACGCACGGGGCGGAGCACTTGTCGATGTAGCCCAGGAGGCAGGGCCTCCCCTGGCGCTCGGCCTTGCGGA
It encodes the following:
- the whiA gene encoding DNA-binding protein WhiA, coding for MALTAQVKDELARVAVEKTSARKAEVATTLRFAGGLHIVSGRIVIEAELDTAIAARRLRGFIHEVYGLSSEIIVVSGGGLKKGNRYVVRVVKEGESLARQTGLLDHRGRPVRGLPPQVVGGSIEDTVAAWRGAFLAHGSLTEPGRSSALEVTSPGPEAALALVGAARRLGVSAKSREVRGIDRVVIRDGEAISQLLTRLGAHDSVLEWENKRTRREVRGTANRLANFDDANLRRSAQAAVAAGARVHRAFEILGDEVPDHLQEAGRLRLENRDASLEELGKLASPQLTKDAVAGRIRRLLATADKRAEELGIPDTEAGISQDLLELE
- a CDS encoding gluconeogenesis factor YvcK family protein, whose translation is MTGEARIVALGGGHGLYASLTALRDLTPELTAIVTVADDGGSSGRLRSELGIVPPGDLRMALSALCADNDWGRTWRDVLQWRFATDGPLNGHALGNLLIAALWERNGDVVDGLAWVASLLQAHGRVLPLSADPLEVSALVRDDSGVREVQGQVAVATAHGSIEELRLSPASPVVPRETVEAIDAADLVVLGPGSWYTSVLTHFMVRPVADALVRAGQRSVLVLNVGHDDEETAGTGRADDVRALQRMAPDFVPRTVLVDSEHRDEPGLADAVGRWGARLLVAPVRDGLGAPAHDPHALRRELARVAIEQGLAVRGAERGVAG
- the rapZ gene encoding RNase adapter RapZ, which produces MSDEAAAVTYPSGIPRPTFETPATVPELLVLTGMSGAGRTKASAVLADLGWYVVDNLPPHLLAGLVSAHISGEAQRRLAAVVDVRGGEFFQDLDTVMDDLERKGVPVRVLFLDASDATLVRRFEEARRPHPLQGDGTILEGIARERERVADVRDRADLVIDTSSLNVHQLRDVMTTEVAQEVPALQINVLSFGFKNGIPADADYVADVRFLDNPHWQPELRPLTGLDAAVRDHVLASDGAREFIDGYAEVVHGALRHYRAHDKHSVTIAVGCTGGRHRSVAIAEALGTALRTRGHQVRTTHRDRSGT
- the uvrC gene encoding excinuclease ABC subunit UvrC — encoded protein: MTNPADYRPAPGSIPTDPGVYRFRDPHGRVVYVGKANNLRARLSSYFQSLSGLHPRTQQMVTTAASVEWTVVRNEVEALILEHTWIKQYDPRFNVRFKDDKSYPYLAVTLNEKYPRMQVMRGDRKQGVRYFGPYARAWAIRDTVDTLLTALPVRTCAPGVFRKAERQGRPCLLGYIDKCSAPCVGRISEEDHRALAERVCAVLGGDAKGMIRDLTQAMTDASEREDFEAAARARDRLRALRDVMDRNSIVLSPGTDADIFSLLDDEMEAAAHVFHVRDGRITGERGWVVDKPEPVGPSGLVAQLIQEAYAGADREEVPPEILVPEIPDGADAVRTWLRGVRGAAVAIKVPARGKKAELAQTGHQNARQVLEQHRLRRASDLTTRAAALQELQESIGMDQAPLRIECYDISHTGGTNQVGSMVVFEDGLPRKAEYRQFSIADGTDDTAAMREVLTRRFRRYLEESALPPEERDSARFAYPPQLVLVDGGLPQVNVAREALDDLGIHDVTVVGLAKRLEEVWVPGEEFPVIMPRGSEALFLLQRLRDEAHRFAITRHRSRRGKAMKASALDEVAGVGPTRAAALIRHFGSLAKVREASVEQIALVPGIGARTAATIHAAVRGGNGMLEP